Proteins from one Carcharodon carcharias isolate sCarCar2 chromosome 19 unlocalized genomic scaffold, sCarCar2.pri SUPER_19_unloc_2, whole genome shotgun sequence genomic window:
- the LOC121273426 gene encoding epidermal differentiation-specific protein-like: MSEIILWDSEGCTGKKKEDFCSDTPDLGVKFFGGVARSLKIKGNHWVAFTGKNYTGDFKVFGEGEHERLGALDQKINSLKLLTTDLSFPSIVLYEHIDFKGQSRNVDCRIDDLKTGGFDNLVSSHVVKSGVWVLHEDPCCQGRRMVAFEGEKTANYCKLGWNDKMSSLRPLLTSDFEV; the protein is encoded by the coding sequence ATGTCTGAGATTATCCTGTGGGACAGCGAAGGCTGCACTGGGAAGAAGAAGGAGGATTTCTGCTCTGACACTCCTGATCTGGGGGTGAAGTTCTTCGGCGGAGTCGCTCGATCCTTGAAGATCAAAGGCAATCACTGGGTCGCCTTCACCGGCAAAAACTACACTGGAGACTTCAAGGTGTTTGGGGAAGGCGAGCATGAGAGATTGGGGGCCTTGGACCAAAAGATCAACTCCCTGAAGCTGCTGACAACCGACCTGAGCTTCCCGTCCATTGTGCTGTACGAGCATATCGACTTCAAGGGACAGTCCCGCAATGTGGACTGCAGAATCGATGACCTGAAGACTGGAGGCTTCGATAACCTGGTCTCGTCCCATGTGGTGAAGTCCGGGGTCTGGGTCCTGCACGAAGAcccctgctgccagggtaggcGCATGGTGGCCTTTGAGGGAGAAAAAACGGCCAATTACTGTAAACTGGGCTGGAATGACAAGATGTCCTCACTCCGTCCCTTACTGACCTCAGACTTTGAGGTGTGA